The following proteins come from a genomic window of Longimicrobium sp.:
- a CDS encoding metallophosphoesterase, translated as MSSPDYVFSWIHLSDIHFGHGNTGYKYNQRIVLEFMKRDIVDLVENRTVPAPHAIIVTGDIAFSGAAVQDWEYARAAEWLQGIAGEVDVRADRVFVIPGNHDVQLNADADGNVSRLRSELWEGADISAALSTPADRELLARRVANYQAFAREFAPANTEAGIQGDGLYWRYRLPVNDQFSILLVGMNTALLCTGKAGDHDRRHLQVGNQQFAELFLDGVEEDDFVIALSHHPFDWLKDGEDLRALLPRVSHLYLSGHEHKAEGWGLRRLDGAEIVWVASGAVHDDQNASHRQHGYSVCSLWRSRKGRLILRVWPRLWTGSGDFVTNYHLVKKGDFADQRTRFRMTPAKAGAASAPPAAGSGSSWVSTNEREVPELQFGVLTCGHRDGVPGAAGGDRADPGGRTTLLDQWVRESYQRLPDGLLAPEDRSFRIAGFSTVLCSDPRERLEEVLGRPPSALVLLRVDSGRCQECSAAVARVVDRAREIGVRVLVVWRAPTEVPSDLLHSAVRFDYLPSLAAFSAGSPAPDLAAEKHNFLGWVKEIGDAQPRHPAVGIGVLLLNPEGELLLTRRRKSPEPQTYGTFGGPLGIRRNIAAELRRYAERELRLSGDDIDIGPLLCYSDVHDGLRHYVDLSFLAVADRSIRPIINDANHEWIGYRGEEPVYWFTFGEVMEFYAQDMLFTPVKTAFERLCILCLSTFATRGLLSRTERNPLEAISLTLELDGLRRRITNLPSAREIMRFLSQEKIQVNDPPAVVAGGAP; from the coding sequence ATGAGCAGCCCGGACTACGTCTTTAGCTGGATCCACCTTTCGGACATTCACTTCGGGCACGGCAACACGGGCTACAAGTACAACCAGCGGATCGTCCTGGAGTTCATGAAGCGGGACATCGTGGACCTGGTGGAGAACCGCACCGTGCCGGCCCCGCACGCCATCATCGTCACGGGCGACATCGCGTTCAGCGGGGCCGCGGTGCAGGACTGGGAATACGCCCGGGCGGCCGAGTGGCTCCAGGGCATCGCGGGCGAGGTGGACGTGCGCGCCGACCGGGTCTTCGTCATCCCCGGCAATCACGACGTCCAGCTCAACGCGGACGCGGACGGAAACGTGAGCCGCTTGCGGAGCGAGCTGTGGGAGGGGGCCGACATCTCCGCCGCGCTTTCCACGCCGGCGGACCGGGAGCTGCTCGCCCGCCGGGTCGCCAATTACCAGGCCTTCGCCCGGGAGTTCGCCCCGGCGAACACGGAAGCGGGGATCCAGGGCGACGGGCTGTACTGGCGGTACCGCCTGCCGGTGAACGACCAGTTCAGCATCCTGCTGGTGGGGATGAACACCGCGCTGCTCTGTACCGGGAAGGCCGGCGACCACGACAGGAGGCACCTGCAGGTGGGCAACCAGCAGTTCGCCGAGCTGTTCCTGGACGGCGTGGAGGAAGACGACTTCGTGATCGCGCTGAGCCACCACCCGTTCGACTGGCTCAAGGACGGCGAGGACCTGCGGGCGCTCCTCCCCAGGGTGTCGCACCTCTACCTGTCCGGGCACGAGCACAAGGCCGAAGGGTGGGGACTGCGGCGGCTCGACGGCGCGGAAATCGTCTGGGTGGCGAGCGGCGCCGTGCACGACGACCAGAACGCCTCGCACCGGCAGCACGGATACAGCGTCTGCTCCCTCTGGCGGAGCCGGAAGGGGCGGCTCATCCTGCGGGTGTGGCCGCGGCTCTGGACGGGGAGCGGCGACTTCGTCACCAACTACCACTTGGTGAAGAAGGGGGACTTCGCGGACCAGCGGACGCGGTTCCGGATGACCCCGGCGAAGGCGGGGGCGGCGTCCGCGCCGCCCGCCGCCGGGAGCGGCTCCAGTTGGGTGAGCACGAACGAGCGCGAGGTCCCGGAACTCCAGTTCGGCGTCCTGACCTGCGGGCACCGGGACGGCGTCCCCGGGGCGGCGGGCGGCGACCGCGCCGACCCCGGGGGGCGTACGACCCTGCTCGACCAGTGGGTGAGGGAGAGCTACCAGCGTCTCCCCGACGGGCTGCTCGCTCCCGAGGACCGCAGCTTCCGCATCGCGGGCTTCTCGACGGTGCTCTGCTCGGACCCCCGGGAACGGCTGGAGGAAGTGCTGGGCCGACCGCCTTCCGCGCTGGTCCTGCTGCGCGTGGACAGCGGCCGCTGCCAGGAGTGCAGCGCCGCCGTTGCGCGGGTGGTGGACCGCGCCCGGGAGATCGGCGTGCGGGTGCTCGTCGTCTGGCGGGCCCCGACCGAGGTGCCGAGCGACCTGCTGCACAGTGCCGTGCGCTTCGACTACCTCCCTTCGCTGGCCGCCTTTAGCGCCGGGAGCCCCGCCCCGGACCTCGCGGCCGAGAAACACAACTTCCTGGGCTGGGTGAAGGAGATCGGCGACGCGCAGCCCCGGCACCCGGCGGTGGGGATCGGCGTGCTCCTGCTGAACCCCGAAGGCGAGCTGCTCCTGACCAGGCGGCGGAAGAGCCCCGAGCCCCAGACCTACGGGACCTTTGGCGGGCCGCTGGGGATCCGGCGCAACATCGCGGCCGAGCTGCGCCGGTACGCGGAGCGCGAGCTGCGGCTTTCCGGCGACGACATCGACATCGGCCCGCTCCTCTGCTACAGCGACGTGCACGACGGCCTGCGCCACTACGTGGACCTGAGCTTCCTAGCGGTGGCGGATAGGTCGATCCGGCCGATCATCAACGATGCGAACCACGAGTGGATCGGGTACCGCGGCGAAGAGCCCGTGTACTGGTTCACGTTCGGCGAGGTGATGGAGTTCTATGCCCAAGACATGCTGTTCACGCCGGTGAAAACGGCGTTCGAGCGGCTGTGCATCCTCTGCCTGTCCACTTTCGCCACCAGGGGCCTCCTCTCCCGCACCGAGCGCAACCCGCTGGAGGCGATCAGCCTCACGCTGGAGCTGGACGGCCTCCGGCGGCGCATCACCAACCTGCCCTCCGCCCGCGAGATCATGCGGTTCCTGTCGCAGGAGAAGATCCAGGTGAACGATCCGCCAGCCGTCGTGGCGGGAGGAGCGCCGTGA
- a CDS encoding MGMT family protein: MTEEPSAYERMYRVVRRIPAGRVATYGQVAALAGLPGRARQAGYALHALPAHTAVPWHRVVNAAGRISLGRGRGGADLEQRFRLEAEGVEFDGNGRISLERFGWKPRRRVG, from the coding sequence ATGACCGAGGAGCCGAGCGCGTACGAGCGCATGTACCGCGTGGTGCGGCGCATCCCCGCCGGGCGCGTGGCCACGTACGGGCAGGTGGCGGCGCTGGCGGGGCTCCCCGGGCGGGCGCGGCAGGCGGGGTACGCGCTGCACGCGCTCCCCGCGCACACCGCTGTCCCCTGGCACCGGGTGGTGAACGCCGCGGGGCGGATCAGCCTGGGCCGCGGCCGCGGCGGCGCCGACCTGGAGCAGCGCTTCCGGCTGGAGGCCGAGGGCGTGGAGTTCGACGGCAACGGCCGCATCTCGCTCGAGCGCTTCGGGTGGAAGCCCCGCCGGCGCGTCGGGTGA
- a CDS encoding NUDIX hydrolase translates to MNVQAARVTLGLTGVRRGRSASRTTVHPFRPLPLRSPSPITLAGSVILDPAGRVLLLHRCVPGREQWETPGGKVEDGESAEEAARRETREELGVEVRLVRPLGTASFHEGASEWHYHWFLAEVVSGAPALQEPQKHDQLRFFSWEQLREMESQLSANTRNLLAAALAGRFDPPAPAAAPPAGPYRRPS, encoded by the coding sequence TTGAACGTCCAGGCCGCCCGCGTTACCTTGGGCTTGACCGGTGTTCGCCGCGGCCGCTCCGCGTCCCGCACGACAGTTCACCCGTTTCGACCGCTCCCTTTGCGTTCCCCTTCACCCATTACGCTCGCGGGAAGCGTCATTCTCGACCCGGCTGGTCGCGTGCTGCTGCTCCACCGCTGCGTCCCCGGGCGCGAGCAGTGGGAGACTCCCGGAGGGAAGGTGGAGGACGGCGAGAGCGCCGAAGAGGCCGCCCGCCGCGAGACGCGGGAGGAGTTGGGGGTCGAGGTGCGCCTCGTGCGCCCGCTGGGGACCGCCTCCTTCCACGAGGGGGCAAGCGAGTGGCATTACCACTGGTTCCTCGCCGAGGTGGTCTCCGGGGCCCCCGCCCTTCAGGAGCCGCAGAAGCACGACCAGCTCCGCTTCTTCTCCTGGGAGCAACTCCGCGAAATGGAATCCCAGCTCTCGGCCAACACCCGGAACCTGCTGGCGGCGGCGCTGGCCGGCCGCTTCGATCCGCCCGCCCCCGCCGCCGCACCTCCCGCCGGACCATACAGGAGACCATCATGA